One Terriglobales bacterium genomic region harbors:
- the rocD gene encoding ornithine--oxo-acid transaminase, producing MPLTEEHLHTADYIRLEDEYGAHNYRPLDVVIERGEGVWVYDVEGKRYLDCLASYSALNQGHCHPRILKTLVEQASKLTLTSRAFRNDQLPLLYRELHELTGFDKALPMNSGAEAVETAVKTARRWGYMMKGIPDSQAEIIVCANNFHGRTVTVVSFSTEEQYRRGFGPFTPGFKVIPFGDARALREAITPHTCAFLVEPIQGEAGVILPPKGFLKQAAEICRANRVLLVLDEIQSGLGRTGKLFAYLHEGITPDVLIVGKALGGGFYPISAVLASKEILGVFQPGDHGSTFGGNPLACAVARTALRVLVEEKLVERSAELGEYFMER from the coding sequence ATGCCGCTCACCGAAGAACATCTCCACACCGCCGACTACATCCGGCTAGAAGACGAGTACGGTGCTCATAATTACCGCCCCCTCGACGTGGTCATCGAGCGCGGCGAGGGCGTGTGGGTGTACGACGTCGAGGGCAAGCGTTACCTGGACTGCCTGGCCTCCTACTCGGCGCTCAACCAGGGGCACTGCCATCCCCGCATCCTGAAGACCCTGGTGGAGCAGGCCAGCAAGCTCACGCTGACCTCGCGCGCCTTCCGCAACGACCAGTTGCCGCTGCTCTACCGCGAACTGCACGAGCTCACCGGCTTCGACAAGGCCCTGCCCATGAACTCGGGCGCGGAGGCGGTGGAGACCGCGGTCAAGACGGCGCGCCGCTGGGGCTACATGATGAAGGGCATCCCCGACAGCCAGGCCGAGATCATCGTGTGCGCCAATAATTTCCATGGCCGCACGGTCACTGTGGTCAGCTTCTCCACCGAGGAGCAGTACCGGCGCGGCTTCGGACCCTTCACCCCGGGCTTCAAGGTCATCCCCTTCGGGGACGCGCGCGCCCTGCGCGAGGCCATCACCCCGCACACCTGCGCCTTCCTGGTGGAACCCATCCAGGGCGAAGCCGGCGTGATCCTGCCACCCAAGGGATTCCTCAAGCAGGCGGCGGAGATCTGCCGCGCCAACCGCGTGCTGCTGGTGCTGGACGAGATCCAGTCCGGCCTGGGGCGCACGGGCAAGCTCTTCGCTTACCTGCACGAGGGCATCACTCCCGACGTGCTCATCGTGGGCAAGGCGCTGGGCGGGGGCTTCTACCCCATCTCCGCGGTCTTGGCCTCCAAGGAGATCCTCGGGGTCTTCCAGCCCGGCGACCACGGCTCCACCTTCGGCGGCAATCCCCTGGCCTGCGCCGTGGCCCGCACCGCGCTGCGCGTGCTGGTCGAGGAAAAGCTGGTGGAGCGCTCGGCCGAACTGGGCGAGTACTTCATGGAACGG
- the pyrB gene encoding aspartate carbamoyltransferase — protein MRTGIASNLVADRSTEPEANGRRLRHVVESQQFTLPLLMELFDRSRGMEKVVARGGSLDYHNKILASLFYQPSTRTRFSFEAAMHRLGGRVLSTEHARTFSSEIEGERVEDSIRIIGSYSDVIVIRHHEEGGAQRAAQVSPVPVINAGDGEGGQHPTQALLDLYTIYRERPLDGLSVAFIGELDKGRTARSLAYLLAKFERVKIFFVSPPELQMKPDILQYLDRHGVRYELESEIGRVVGEVDVIYQTRIRPERVADAPILRRYAIDSSVLQKMKASAMILHPLPRTVELDKTVDDDPRALYFRQATNGLYVRMALLTMLLDKD, from the coding sequence ATGCGCACCGGCATCGCTTCCAATCTCGTCGCCGACCGCAGCACGGAGCCGGAAGCCAATGGCCGGCGGCTGCGCCACGTGGTCGAGTCGCAGCAATTCACGCTGCCTCTGCTGATGGAGTTGTTCGACCGCTCCCGCGGCATGGAGAAGGTCGTCGCCCGCGGCGGCTCGCTCGACTACCACAACAAGATCCTGGCCAGCCTCTTCTATCAGCCCTCCACGCGCACCCGCTTCTCCTTCGAGGCGGCCATGCACCGGCTGGGCGGGCGCGTGCTCTCCACCGAGCATGCCCGCACATTTTCGTCGGAGATCGAAGGCGAGCGGGTGGAGGACTCTATCCGCATCATCGGCAGCTACTCCGACGTGATCGTGATCCGCCACCACGAGGAAGGCGGAGCGCAGCGCGCCGCCCAGGTCTCGCCCGTGCCGGTGATCAACGCCGGCGACGGCGAGGGCGGCCAGCATCCCACCCAAGCCCTCCTCGACCTGTACACCATCTATCGCGAGCGCCCGCTGGACGGGCTGAGCGTGGCCTTCATCGGCGAACTGGACAAGGGGCGCACCGCACGCTCCCTCGCCTACCTGCTGGCCAAGTTCGAGCGGGTGAAGATCTTCTTCGTCAGCCCGCCGGAGCTGCAGATGAAGCCCGATATCCTGCAATACCTCGACCGCCACGGCGTGCGCTACGAGTTGGAATCGGAGATCGGCCGGGTGGTGGGCGAGGTGGACGTGATCTACCAGACCCGCATCCGGCCGGAGCGCGTGGCCGACGCGCCCATCCTCCGCCGCTACGCCATCGATTCCAGCGTGCTGCAGAAGATGAAGGCCAGCGCCATGATCCTGCACCCGTTGCCGCGCACCGTCGAGCTGGACAAGACGGTCGATGATGATCCCCGAGCACTTTATTTCCGACAGGCCACCAACGGGCTCTACGTGCGCATGGCGCTCTTGACCATGCTCTTGGACAAAGACTGA
- the arcC gene encoding carbamate kinase yields MLLAVGGNSLIRAGEKGTVAEQRENTRRTAAAILDLIRQGYRLVITHGNGPQVGAALLRSERASDQVPGHSLDVCDAATQGEIGYLLQQSLNNELAHAGLRVPVVTVLTQVVVSPDDPAMRHPTKPIGPFYSRADAEERRRLLGWQIVEDAARGYRRVVPSPEPVDVVELEVIRDLVHDGVLVIAAGGGGIPVMRANGGLQGVEAVIDKDRASALLAYELGVDLFAISTDTDFVYLDYKRPEQRSIRLATAGEMEAYLAEGHFPPGNMGPKVGSALRFLRHGGKEVVITSYEHLAEAVAGRAGTHIVPGEQTLSAGVERDQAATPVGGR; encoded by the coding sequence CGGCGAGAAAGGGACGGTCGCCGAGCAGCGGGAGAACACGCGGCGCACCGCGGCCGCCATCCTGGACTTGATCCGCCAGGGCTACCGGCTGGTCATCACCCACGGCAACGGTCCCCAGGTGGGTGCGGCCCTGCTGCGCTCCGAGCGTGCCTCCGACCAGGTCCCGGGACACTCCCTCGACGTCTGCGACGCCGCGACCCAGGGAGAGATCGGGTACCTGCTGCAGCAGTCGCTGAACAACGAATTGGCGCACGCCGGCCTGCGGGTGCCGGTGGTGACGGTGCTCACCCAGGTGGTGGTCTCGCCCGACGATCCCGCCATGCGGCATCCCACCAAGCCCATCGGGCCCTTCTATTCGCGCGCCGACGCGGAAGAGCGCCGGCGCCTGCTGGGCTGGCAGATCGTGGAAGACGCCGCGCGCGGCTATCGCCGGGTGGTGCCGTCGCCTGAGCCGGTGGATGTGGTGGAGCTGGAGGTGATCCGCGACCTGGTCCACGACGGGGTGCTGGTGATTGCAGCGGGCGGCGGCGGCATCCCCGTCATGCGCGCGAACGGCGGCCTCCAAGGCGTGGAGGCAGTGATCGACAAGGACCGCGCTTCCGCCCTGCTGGCTTACGAACTGGGTGTCGACCTGTTCGCTATCTCCACCGACACCGACTTCGTCTACCTGGACTACAAGCGGCCCGAGCAGCGGTCCATCCGGCTCGCCACCGCCGGCGAGATGGAGGCCTACCTGGCCGAGGGCCACTTCCCTCCCGGCAACATGGGACCCAAGGTGGGGTCGGCGCTGCGCTTCCTGCGGCATGGTGGCAAGGAAGTGGTCATCACCTCGTACGAACACTTGGCCGAGGCCGTGGCGGGACGGGCCGGCACCCATATCGTCCCCGGGGAGCAGACTCTCAGCGCCGGCGTGGAGCGGGATCAAGCCGCCACGCCGGTGGGTGGAAGGTGA